In the Candidatus Hinthialibacter antarcticus genome, one interval contains:
- a CDS encoding peptidylprolyl isomerase: MNNYRLLAAVAAYCIIAIAAATPLFAQDSNPTEPASVKSIPLDTVLAQYEDEKLTIGEFFYHNRDGLKNLYQAPEDARDQELNKFLQRTFFQFKLQADAMKHGMAADPEFISRRKIMESNYLSGLYNYKQFTQTFDPNDNELRELYEEVKEEKYFTPLSFSFRHIFFRTIDLPEAEQEQSLENAKAALALVRGGSDFSTVAEEYSNSERKADIIKKKSRKDAPDQAINPVLEDALLAMEPGDVSDLVQTKYGYEILELVELSQAGHKPMAQVTTDLKAELRKRQFAEWSEALVEENWDKAVKNFKPEILFDDDAELEEVVAVVANTPITKRDFTYARPAGSSKQEGESDDDYQKRVTDAFKDGFMTQMLIASIARDAGYENIPAFQLLSRLFIVNNVQQVRFEQLAEEYVTDNPITEELKKAFYEKNQPLFRKKQKSHVLEMTFKLPKHNKDSKYEVYKADDAAKEKAQKAYDRLKAGEDFKTVAREMSESASAADGGDIGIIDSTTDLLPGTIVTRSARLGVNALPDGPQKYDQAYYLYTVLERLPAEFEPYDDESVQKQIDLRLKQQIQSDYHAKLLNEMANSDKIKLVYENFWDMQPNDLAPLDYSLPGE; this comes from the coding sequence ATGAACAATTACAGGCTGTTGGCCGCCGTTGCGGCATACTGCATAATCGCGATTGCCGCCGCAACGCCGCTCTTCGCGCAAGACTCGAATCCCACTGAGCCCGCCAGCGTAAAAAGCATTCCGCTTGATACCGTGCTGGCGCAATATGAAGACGAAAAACTGACCATTGGTGAGTTTTTCTATCACAACCGCGATGGGCTAAAGAATCTCTACCAGGCGCCCGAAGATGCTCGCGACCAGGAACTAAACAAGTTTTTGCAACGGACGTTTTTTCAATTCAAACTTCAGGCCGACGCCATGAAACACGGCATGGCGGCCGACCCCGAATTTATCAGCCGCCGCAAGATCATGGAGTCAAACTACCTGTCGGGTTTATACAATTACAAACAGTTCACCCAAACGTTTGACCCCAATGACAACGAATTGCGCGAACTCTATGAGGAAGTCAAAGAAGAAAAATACTTCACGCCGCTTTCGTTCTCGTTCCGTCATATCTTTTTCCGTACGATTGATCTGCCCGAAGCCGAACAAGAACAATCACTCGAAAACGCGAAGGCCGCGCTCGCGCTGGTTCGCGGCGGGTCTGATTTTTCAACCGTCGCCGAAGAGTATTCCAACTCAGAGCGCAAAGCCGATATCATTAAGAAAAAGTCGCGCAAAGACGCGCCCGATCAGGCGATTAACCCTGTTCTCGAAGACGCGCTGTTGGCGATGGAGCCGGGCGACGTCAGCGATTTGGTGCAAACCAAATATGGCTATGAGATTCTTGAACTGGTCGAGTTGTCGCAAGCAGGCCATAAGCCGATGGCGCAAGTCACCACTGACCTCAAAGCCGAATTGCGCAAACGCCAGTTCGCCGAATGGAGCGAAGCGCTGGTCGAAGAAAATTGGGACAAGGCCGTCAAAAACTTTAAGCCGGAAATTTTGTTTGATGATGACGCCGAGTTAGAAGAAGTGGTCGCCGTGGTCGCCAACACGCCTATCACCAAGCGCGATTTTACCTATGCGCGTCCCGCCGGGTCTTCTAAACAAGAGGGCGAAAGCGATGACGACTACCAGAAGCGCGTGACCGATGCGTTTAAAGACGGCTTTATGACGCAGATGCTGATCGCTTCGATTGCGCGCGACGCGGGCTATGAAAACATTCCCGCGTTTCAGTTGTTGTCGCGGCTCTTCATCGTCAACAATGTGCAACAGGTACGTTTTGAACAACTGGCCGAAGAGTATGTAACCGACAACCCCATCACCGAAGAATTGAAGAAAGCCTTTTACGAAAAGAACCAGCCGCTGTTTCGTAAAAAACAAAAATCACATGTTTTGGAGATGACCTTCAAACTGCCGAAACACAATAAAGACTCGAAGTATGAAGTCTATAAAGCCGACGATGCCGCAAAAGAAAAAGCCCAAAAAGCCTACGACCGCTTGAAAGCGGGCGAAGATTTTAAAACCGTTGCGCGTGAAATGTCAGAAAGCGCGTCAGCGGCTGACGGCGGCGACATCGGCATCATTGATTCAACCACGGACTTGCTGCCCGGGACCATCGTGACCCGCTCGGCGCGGTTGGGCGTCAACGCCTTGCCCGACGGCCCGCAGAAATACGACCAAGCCTACTATCTGTATACCGTCCTCGAGCGGCTGCCCGCTGAGTTTGAACCCTACGACGATGAGAGCGTGCAGAAACAAATTGATCTGCGCTTGAAGCAACAAATTCAAAGCGACTATCACGCCAAACTGCTCAATGAAATGGCGAACTCCGACAAAATCAAACTGGTCTATGAAAACTTCTGGGACATGCAACCGAACGATCTGGCCCCGCTGGATTACTCGTTGCCTGGAGAATAA
- a CDS encoding Gfo/Idh/MocA family oxidoreductase, protein MSRKNTKSISSIPRRGFLKATTAAALSFPAIVRGQNLNDKLNIAGIGAGGRGRSNLQSVSSENIVALCDVAGGNLDATSELFPKARKISDFRKLFDTPDLFDAVVVSTCEHTHAFATLPALQMGKHVYCEKPLSYNIYEARVVREAAAKTKLATQMGTQIHAGDNYRRVVELVQSGAIGDVTETHVWVGRAWGLHPSQAECEKAKDIVCVFDRPENTDPVPAGLDWDLWLGPAPYRPFNQVYFPGPKWYRWWDFGNGTMSDLGSHWIDLPFWALKLKSPLTIEADGPPAHPEIAPASMSAHYTYGARGNMPPLDLTWYQGTSRPKIWQDGKIPQWDSGVLFIGSKGMLLADYGKHVLLPEQDFKDFERPEPFIPPSIGHHAEWIHACKTGAPTTCNFEYAGWLTEANHLGNVAYRTGKKLEWDAEKMKAPNAPEADPFIKREYRKGWTLA, encoded by the coding sequence ATGTCGAGAAAGAATACAAAATCAATTTCATCTATACCACGGCGCGGCTTTCTCAAAGCGACAACCGCCGCTGCGCTTTCTTTTCCTGCGATTGTCAGAGGCCAAAACCTCAATGATAAATTGAACATCGCGGGCATTGGCGCCGGCGGCAGAGGACGAAGCAATTTACAATCCGTCAGCTCTGAAAACATCGTCGCGTTGTGCGACGTCGCTGGCGGTAATTTAGACGCGACCTCTGAACTGTTTCCTAAAGCGCGCAAAATTTCGGATTTTCGAAAACTGTTTGATACGCCTGACCTATTCGACGCCGTCGTCGTCAGCACCTGCGAACATACCCATGCGTTTGCGACGCTGCCCGCTCTACAAATGGGCAAGCATGTGTATTGCGAAAAACCCCTTTCCTACAATATCTATGAGGCGCGGGTGGTACGTGAAGCCGCCGCAAAAACAAAACTGGCGACCCAAATGGGGACGCAGATTCACGCCGGAGACAACTACCGCCGCGTGGTCGAGTTGGTGCAGTCCGGCGCCATCGGCGACGTAACCGAAACCCATGTCTGGGTCGGGCGCGCATGGGGGCTGCATCCGTCCCAAGCGGAATGTGAAAAAGCCAAAGATATCGTCTGCGTCTTTGACCGCCCGGAGAATACCGACCCGGTTCCAGCAGGATTAGACTGGGACCTATGGCTTGGCCCGGCGCCCTATCGGCCTTTTAACCAAGTGTACTTTCCCGGCCCCAAGTGGTATCGCTGGTGGGATTTTGGCAACGGCACCATGTCTGACCTGGGCAGCCATTGGATCGATTTGCCCTTCTGGGCGCTGAAACTGAAATCCCCTTTAACCATCGAAGCAGACGGCCCGCCCGCTCACCCGGAAATCGCCCCGGCGTCAATGTCCGCTCATTATACTTACGGCGCCAGAGGCAACATGCCGCCGCTTGATTTGACTTGGTATCAAGGAACCAGCAGGCCTAAAATTTGGCAGGACGGCAAGATTCCCCAATGGGACAGCGGCGTATTGTTCATCGGCAGCAAAGGGATGCTGCTCGCGGATTATGGAAAGCACGTGCTCTTGCCCGAACAAGACTTTAAAGATTTCGAACGCCCTGAGCCCTTCATTCCGCCGTCGATTGGACATCATGCGGAATGGATACACGCCTGTAAAACCGGGGCGCCGACCACCTGTAATTTTGAATATGCGGGATGGCTGACCGAAGCCAACCACTTAGGAAACGTCGCCTATCGAACCGGCAAAAAGCTAGAGTGGGACGCGGAAAAGATGAAAGCGCCAAACGCGCCTGAGGCAGATCCGTTTATCAAGCGGGAATACCGAAAAGGCTGGACGCTGGCGTAA
- a CDS encoding metallophosphoesterase → MKPLYEITRRDWLSYAGAAFFASAFSSSAFAQSALRFGVVTDAHYCDCDPRGSRHYRESIAKMRECVEFMNEQQVEFLVELGDLKDQDDKPVEEKTLRYLTEIEAEFQRFNGPRFHVLGNHDLDSIAKPQYLERIVNSGIDRERSFYSFDQGGVHFVVLDACFTSSGADYDHGNFDWTDANIPPKELDWLTSDLQNAPGPCVVFVHQLLDGEGSVFIKNAEQVRGVLEESGKVKAVFQGHHHDGQYNKINDVHYYTLKAMVEGSGEDNNSYAIVEVKPDGLLVTGYRKAVSKTFD, encoded by the coding sequence ATGAAACCGTTGTATGAAATCACACGACGGGATTGGCTATCATACGCCGGCGCGGCATTTTTCGCGTCGGCGTTTTCATCTTCGGCCTTTGCGCAATCAGCGCTGCGCTTCGGCGTCGTCACCGACGCGCACTATTGCGACTGCGACCCGCGCGGCTCGCGCCATTACCGCGAATCTATCGCCAAGATGCGCGAGTGCGTCGAGTTTATGAACGAACAACAAGTTGAATTTCTCGTCGAACTCGGCGACCTCAAAGACCAAGACGACAAACCCGTCGAAGAAAAAACGCTACGCTATCTCACCGAAATCGAAGCCGAGTTCCAACGCTTCAACGGTCCGCGCTTTCACGTTCTCGGCAACCACGATCTCGACAGCATTGCAAAACCGCAGTACCTCGAACGCATCGTAAACAGCGGCATTGACCGCGAGCGCTCATTTTATTCTTTCGATCAGGGCGGCGTCCATTTCGTCGTACTCGACGCGTGTTTTACCAGTAGCGGCGCCGACTACGACCACGGCAATTTTGATTGGACCGACGCCAACATCCCGCCCAAAGAACTAGACTGGCTCACAAGCGATTTGCAAAACGCGCCGGGTCCGTGCGTGGTGTTTGTTCATCAATTGTTAGACGGCGAGGGCTCGGTGTTTATCAAAAACGCGGAACAAGTGCGTGGCGTGTTGGAAGAATCCGGCAAGGTCAAAGCGGTGTTTCAGGGCCATCATCACGACGGGCAATATAACAAAATCAATGACGTTCATTACTACACCCTCAAGGCGATGGTCGAAGGCAGCGGAGAAGATAATAACTCCTACGCCATTGTCGAAGTAAAACCCGACGGGCTATTGGTGACGGGATACCGAAAAGCCGTTAGCAAAACATTTGACTGA
- the lepB gene encoding signal peptidase I — MRRLYLYAAKKLNNFLWGRAIVAHFSRHQLLYENVEALYIALILALFIKGFLFEAYKIPSASMHDTLLEGDRIFVSKMIYTFFDVQVGDVVVFKTEGIEPIDQPDKPYYIKRVVGLPGDIIEIRDGYLFRNGKRSETPPFFLENYYISMDNFKRVFEVPPGQVYVFGDNSFNSYDSRGWGGVPLENLVGKAFFRFYPFDRVGGINGVPPMRASIRRGLDFGQAQLSAHQSPAQS, encoded by the coding sequence ATGCGACGCTTATATTTGTATGCAGCCAAAAAACTGAACAACTTTCTCTGGGGACGCGCAATCGTTGCCCATTTCTCACGGCATCAATTACTTTATGAGAATGTTGAGGCGCTCTATATCGCGTTGATTCTGGCGTTATTCATCAAGGGATTTTTGTTTGAAGCCTATAAAATTCCATCGGCTTCCATGCACGACACCCTGCTCGAAGGCGACCGCATCTTCGTCAGCAAAATGATTTATACCTTTTTCGACGTACAAGTCGGCGACGTGGTGGTATTCAAAACCGAGGGCATTGAACCCATCGACCAACCCGACAAACCCTACTACATCAAGCGGGTGGTCGGGCTGCCGGGCGACATCATTGAAATTCGCGACGGCTACCTCTTTCGTAACGGCAAACGCTCCGAAACGCCCCCTTTTTTTCTGGAGAACTACTACATCTCGATGGATAATTTCAAGCGGGTGTTTGAAGTTCCGCCGGGACAGGTATACGTTTTTGGCGATAACAGTTTTAATAGTTACGACAGCCGTGGCTGGGGCGGGGTCCCGTTAGAAAATTTAGTGGGCAAAGCGTTTTTCCGCTTTTATCCATTTGACCGGGTCGGCGGCATCAACGGCGTACCGCCCATGCGCGCCAGCATTCGCCGCGGGCTGGATTTTGGGCAGGCGCAATTGAGCGCTCACCAATCCCCGGCCCAATCGTAA
- a CDS encoding type III pantothenate kinase — protein sequence MVETLLAIDIGNSRLKFAAFRNGDLLRQDYLPSLPEYADKVCQQAALWHEEFHFTASIIASVSPRLGDLIVTHIESDTGLVPIAVEPFKQDLLPLKVDRPETVGVDRVVNCYAALHLYGAPAIVISMGTATTFEALSADGEYLGGAIAPGVKISLEALSQRTALLPPAVWRKPARLIAKNTLGHMESGMYYGSISLIEGMARRMKAELGDNAKVIATGGISEILAEENVFDILDPALTLKGLNLIYTQKVLNKI from the coding sequence ATGGTTGAAACGCTGTTAGCGATAGATATCGGCAATTCGCGCCTCAAGTTCGCCGCGTTTCGCAACGGCGATTTACTGCGCCAGGATTACCTGCCGTCTCTACCGGAATACGCTGACAAGGTTTGCCAGCAGGCGGCCTTGTGGCATGAGGAATTTCATTTCACCGCTTCGATCATTGCCTCGGTCTCGCCGCGTTTGGGCGACCTGATCGTCACCCATATCGAAAGTGATACCGGCCTTGTCCCGATTGCCGTCGAGCCCTTCAAACAAGACCTCTTGCCTCTGAAAGTCGATCGCCCTGAGACCGTCGGCGTTGACCGCGTAGTCAATTGTTACGCGGCGCTGCATCTCTACGGCGCCCCCGCCATCGTCATTAGCATGGGTACCGCGACCACGTTTGAGGCGCTCTCTGCTGACGGCGAATATCTGGGCGGCGCGATTGCGCCCGGCGTGAAAATTTCACTCGAAGCGCTTAGCCAGCGCACCGCGCTCTTGCCGCCCGCCGTGTGGAGAAAGCCCGCGCGCCTCATCGCCAAAAACACGCTGGGGCACATGGAATCGGGTATGTACTACGGCTCGATTAGTTTGATCGAAGGCATGGCGCGTCGCATGAAGGCCGAACTCGGCGACAACGCGAAGGTCATCGCCACCGGCGGCATCAGCGAAATTCTGGCGGAAGAAAACGTGTTCGACATACTCGACCCTGCGCTCACTCTCAAAGGCCTCAACCTGATTTATACGCAGAAGGTCCTGAATAAAATCTAA
- a CDS encoding type II toxin-antitoxin system YafQ family toxin: MLTIQSTKKFLKDLKRASKRGKNIDDLEHLIDLLQAETPLPPNNKDHPLIGNWSKHRECHIDPDWLLIYRIDGQSLILERTGSHADLFE; the protein is encoded by the coding sequence TTGCTCACAATACAATCCACCAAAAAATTCTTGAAGGATTTAAAGCGCGCTTCAAAGCGTGGAAAAAATATAGATGATTTAGAACATCTCATCGATTTACTTCAAGCAGAAACCCCTTTACCCCCAAATAACAAAGATCACCCGCTGATAGGCAACTGGTCAAAGCACAGAGAGTGCCACATTGATCCAGATTGGCTTTTGATTTATCGCATAGACGGTCAAAGCCTTATCCTTGAACGCACTGGGTCCCACGCTGATCTTTTTGAATAG
- the hemW gene encoding radical SAM family heme chaperone HemW, with protein MPLGLYLHLPYCKTKCTYCSFVSGAPRSDEEIDRYLDALIVHLQSGAGLVDGREISTVFLGGGTPSLMGAERLARLFEAVHNAYAISSTAEITIEANPESATQDLFERLRPLGLNRVSLGVQSFHDDELQWLGRVHSVDGVYRAVEAVRGAGIDNLSLDLIFGLPNQSEKRWAQSVERAIECDIDHFSSYALSYEDGTLLDRLLQQNKVTPADDERYESMYNTLREMMAQAGFEQYELSNWARPGKRCEHNCIYWRRDEYLAFGVSAHGWFDGLRYGLERNPNRYVELIEKLNASESVLPFGEEMLDEQTMLSSDEAASDAMIFGLRLTQGVDVACFATRYGYPPQKRWGEVMKTLQARGLIDFNSQRIWLAPDAYFISNEALMYFL; from the coding sequence ATGCCCTTAGGTTTGTACTTACACCTGCCATATTGCAAAACCAAGTGCACATACTGCTCGTTTGTGTCTGGGGCGCCGCGTTCTGACGAGGAAATCGACCGCTATCTGGATGCGCTGATTGTTCACTTGCAATCCGGGGCGGGGTTGGTTGACGGGCGTGAAATCTCCACCGTCTTTCTTGGCGGCGGAACCCCCAGCCTGATGGGTGCTGAACGGCTCGCGCGATTGTTCGAGGCCGTTCACAACGCGTATGCAATTTCATCCACTGCTGAAATCACCATCGAAGCCAACCCCGAAAGCGCGACTCAGGATTTATTTGAGCGCTTACGTCCATTGGGTCTGAACCGGGTCAGCCTGGGTGTGCAGTCGTTTCATGATGACGAATTACAGTGGCTGGGGCGGGTGCATTCGGTAGACGGCGTCTACCGGGCGGTTGAAGCGGTGCGCGGCGCGGGCATCGACAACCTGTCGCTCGACTTGATCTTCGGGCTGCCAAACCAAAGCGAGAAACGCTGGGCGCAATCGGTCGAACGCGCTATCGAGTGTGATATCGACCACTTTTCGTCGTACGCGCTTTCGTATGAAGACGGCACCCTGCTCGACCGATTGCTGCAACAAAACAAAGTAACCCCTGCCGATGATGAACGCTATGAGTCGATGTACAACACGCTTCGCGAGATGATGGCGCAAGCGGGCTTTGAGCAATATGAACTCTCAAATTGGGCGCGGCCCGGCAAGCGCTGCGAACATAACTGCATCTATTGGCGGCGCGATGAATATCTGGCCTTCGGCGTCTCGGCGCACGGCTGGTTCGACGGATTGCGTTACGGCCTGGAGCGCAACCCCAACCGTTATGTCGAATTGATCGAAAAACTAAACGCCAGCGAATCCGTATTACCTTTTGGAGAGGAGATGCTCGACGAGCAGACCATGCTCTCCTCAGACGAAGCCGCGTCGGATGCTATGATCTTCGGGTTGCGGTTAACCCAAGGCGTTGACGTCGCTTGTTTCGCAACGCGCTATGGTTATCCGCCGCAAAAGCGCTGGGGCGAGGTGATGAAGACGCTGCAAGCCAGAGGGTTGATTGACTTTAATTCACAACGCATTTGGCTCGCGCCCGACGCCTACTTTATCAGCAACGAAGCGCTGATGTATTTTTTGTAG
- a CDS encoding type II toxin-antitoxin system RelB/DinJ family antitoxin, which produces MSLNERISTRIDGDLKEAAIKVFQQLGITEGEAIRMFYAQVNLRQGLPFELRVPNRETIEAMEEGERNLENLQTNTSFSEIRKELKV; this is translated from the coding sequence ATGAGCCTGAATGAACGTATAAGTACACGAATTGACGGCGATTTGAAAGAAGCCGCCATCAAAGTATTCCAACAACTGGGAATAACCGAAGGGGAAGCCATTCGGATGTTTTATGCGCAAGTCAATCTCCGGCAAGGATTGCCATTTGAACTACGTGTTCCAAATCGAGAAACGATTGAGGCAATGGAAGAGGGGGAAAGGAACTTAGAAAATCTTCAGACGAACACGAGCTTTTCTGAGATACGAAAAGAGTTGAAGGTTTAA
- the lepB gene encoding signal peptidase I codes for MMRFYRYVAEKMKNYLWGRQLLNHISRHGWFYANFEALYTSLVIVLLVTAYIVIAYKIPSASMHDTLLEGDRIFVSKFLYQFKDVEVGDIVVFRTKGIEEIYDPAKPYYIKRVVGLSGDELRIQNGLIYRNGKLLDTPEFFLRNYYTPYRSNSRFTVPDGEIFCFGDNSYNSLDSRAWSGVPIENVVGKAFFRFWPLARVGLLNGVPPERARINRDNTPAPIGSAALQSN; via the coding sequence ATGATGCGTTTTTATCGGTATGTCGCCGAAAAAATGAAAAACTACTTGTGGGGGCGCCAACTGCTCAACCACATTTCACGCCACGGCTGGTTTTACGCCAACTTTGAAGCGCTCTACACCTCGCTGGTGATTGTCTTGCTGGTGACGGCATACATCGTCATCGCTTACAAAATTCCATCCGCCTCCATGCACGACACCTTGCTCGAAGGCGACCGTATTTTCGTCAGCAAGTTCTTATATCAATTTAAAGACGTTGAAGTCGGCGATATCGTCGTGTTTCGCACCAAAGGCATCGAAGAAATTTATGACCCCGCCAAGCCATACTACATCAAGCGGGTGGTGGGGTTGTCGGGCGATGAACTACGCATCCAAAACGGGCTCATTTATCGCAACGGCAAGCTGTTAGATACACCGGAATTTTTCTTGAGAAATTATTACACGCCCTATCGCTCAAACTCGCGCTTTACCGTCCCGGATGGCGAAATTTTCTGCTTCGGCGACAACAGTTATAACAGCCTCGACAGCCGCGCCTGGAGCGGCGTACCAATTGAAAACGTCGTCGGCAAGGCGTTCTTCCGCTTCTGGCCGCTTGCGCGGGTCGGGTTATTAAACGGCGTTCCGCCCGAACGCGCCCGCATCAACCGCGACAACACACCCGCGCCAATCGGTTCCGCTGCACTTCAAAGCAACTGA
- the acs gene encoding acetate--CoA ligase, giving the protein MSSEKHAATIDALLEEKRHFDPPKEFAENANVKDNSPYELAEKDRIAYWEQQAEGLDWFQKWDTALEWDAPNAKWFVGGKLNASYNCLDRHIKNGLRNRAAIIWEGEPGDQRTLTYWDMYREVNKFANCLKGLGVKKGDRVTFYMPMIPELAIGLLACARIGAVHSVVFGGFSPDALKDRIHDCESTVLITADGGYRRGNLLPLKHDADIALRDCPTIEHVVIVKRGDFPLHIKEGRDHWYHRLMQEADPYCEPEPMDAEDLLFVLYTSGTTGKPKGIMHTTGGYMTGVTATTEKVFDLKRGDVYWCTADIGWITGHSYIVYGPMANAATQIMYEGAPDWPDRDRFWEIIEKYGVSVFYTAPTAIRAFMKWGDQEPKKHDLSSLRLLGSVGEPINPEAWMWYHKVIGGERCPIVDTWWQTETGAIMITPLPGVTRTTPGSATKPFPGVVADIVTEEGEHVEVGGGYLVLKEPWPSMLRGIYGDPERFKEVYWSKYDGIYFAGDGAKRDEDGYYWILGRVDDVMNVAGHRISTMEVESALVDHKAVAESAVIGIDHELKGTSIAAFVTIREGYEMGAALEKALKDHVVQKIGAIARPEKIIFSADLPKTRSGKIMRRLLRDIADGRALGDTTTLADASVVQNLQRNYEE; this is encoded by the coding sequence ATGTCGAGTGAAAAACACGCTGCAACCATTGATGCGCTGCTCGAAGAAAAACGCCACTTTGACCCGCCCAAAGAATTCGCCGAAAACGCCAACGTAAAAGACAACAGCCCCTACGAACTCGCAGAAAAAGACCGAATCGCCTATTGGGAACAACAAGCCGAAGGTCTCGACTGGTTTCAAAAATGGGACACCGCCCTCGAGTGGGACGCGCCCAACGCCAAATGGTTCGTCGGCGGAAAACTCAACGCCAGTTATAACTGCCTCGACCGCCACATCAAAAACGGACTGCGCAACCGCGCCGCCATCATCTGGGAAGGCGAACCCGGCGATCAGCGCACCCTGACCTATTGGGACATGTACCGCGAAGTCAATAAATTCGCCAACTGCCTCAAGGGCTTGGGCGTGAAAAAAGGCGATCGGGTTACGTTCTATATGCCGATGATTCCCGAACTCGCCATCGGTCTCTTGGCTTGCGCCCGCATCGGCGCGGTCCACTCGGTGGTTTTCGGCGGCTTCAGCCCCGACGCGCTCAAAGACCGCATCCACGATTGTGAATCGACCGTACTTATCACCGCTGACGGCGGCTACCGGCGCGGAAATCTGCTTCCGCTCAAACACGACGCCGACATCGCCCTGCGCGACTGCCCCACCATCGAACACGTGGTCATCGTCAAGCGCGGCGATTTTCCCCTGCATATCAAAGAAGGCCGCGACCATTGGTATCACCGCCTCATGCAAGAGGCTGATCCCTACTGCGAGCCGGAACCGATGGACGCAGAAGACCTGCTGTTTGTTTTGTACACCTCCGGCACCACCGGAAAACCCAAGGGCATCATGCACACCACCGGCGGCTACATGACCGGGGTCACGGCGACGACCGAGAAGGTCTTCGACCTCAAGCGCGGCGACGTCTATTGGTGCACGGCCGACATCGGCTGGATCACCGGACATAGTTATATTGTCTACGGCCCCATGGCCAACGCCGCGACGCAGATTATGTATGAGGGCGCGCCCGACTGGCCCGACCGCGACCGCTTTTGGGAAATCATCGAAAAATACGGCGTGTCGGTGTTCTATACCGCGCCGACCGCGATCCGCGCCTTTATGAAGTGGGGCGATCAGGAACCCAAAAAGCACGACCTCTCATCGCTGCGCCTGCTGGGCTCCGTCGGCGAACCCATCAACCCCGAAGCCTGGATGTGGTATCACAAAGTCATCGGCGGCGAGCGCTGCCCGATTGTTGATACCTGGTGGCAGACCGAGACTGGCGCGATCATGATTACCCCGTTGCCGGGCGTGACCCGCACCACCCCCGGTTCGGCGACGAAACCGTTCCCCGGCGTGGTGGCTGATATCGTTACCGAAGAAGGCGAACACGTCGAAGTCGGCGGCGGCTATCTGGTGTTAAAAGAACCCTGGCCTTCCATGCTGCGCGGCATCTACGGCGACCCCGAACGCTTCAAAGAAGTCTATTGGAGCAAGTATGACGGCATCTACTTTGCGGGCGACGGCGCCAAGCGCGACGAAGACGGTTATTATTGGATTCTGGGCCGCGTCGATGATGTGATGAACGTCGCGGGCCACCGCATCTCGACGATGGAAGTCGAAAGCGCGTTGGTTGACCATAAGGCCGTGGCCGAATCGGCGGTCATCGGTATTGACCATGAATTAAAAGGGACCAGCATTGCGGCTTTCGTTACCATTCGCGAAGGCTATGAAATGGGCGCGGCGCTTGAGAAGGCGCTCAAAGACCACGTGGTGCAAAAAATCGGCGCGATTGCCCGGCCGGAGAAGATCATCTTCTCGGCGGATTTGCCCAAGACCCGCAGCGGAAAGATCATGCGCCGCTTGTTGCGTGATATCGCCGATGGTCGCGCCCTGGGCGACACCACCACGCTGGCCGACGCCTCGGTCGTCCAAAATTTGCAACGTAATTACGAAGAATAA